A stretch of Pseudomonas sp. LRP2-20 DNA encodes these proteins:
- a CDS encoding MFS transporter, whose protein sequence is MTTLHPDTRLATDTRPVEKPGVGSRRTTVACALGNALEMYDFTIYSFFAVIIAKNFFPAQSPVASLLMSLTAFGVGFLMRPVGALVIGRLADRKGRKAALTLTIGLMCLGTALIAFAPTYQQAGVFGTVMLVIGRLTQGFSAGGEVGTASVLLMESTTTRSRCASVSWQAASQGYAALVGAGIGLLLSSVMSTPDLESWGWRIPFLVGLLIGPVGWYIRRCMPETLEQQAPCMPGPVPAKPDWRSVIDLRHTVLATGLMASATIGMYLFIFYMPSYLITTLHYPQRSAMAIACVAAACLAIISPIAGRYADRHRLRKKLLAWTVALPVISAWPAFWLLSHTTDLYAAMLIVALLVLPGCAGTGAFFALIMEGFAKPQRALGTSVSYSFGVTLFGGFSPLIATWLTSTLNDPLAPAFYLLAGGAISLACLKLFPENIGRA, encoded by the coding sequence ATGACTACTCTGCACCCGGATACCCGCCTGGCGACCGACACACGACCTGTCGAAAAACCTGGCGTCGGCTCCAGACGCACCACCGTGGCGTGTGCACTAGGCAACGCCCTCGAGATGTACGATTTCACCATCTACAGTTTTTTCGCCGTGATCATTGCGAAGAACTTCTTCCCGGCACAGTCACCGGTGGCATCGTTGCTGATGTCGCTGACCGCATTCGGTGTGGGCTTCCTGATGCGCCCCGTGGGGGCCTTGGTCATCGGCCGGCTGGCCGACCGAAAGGGCCGCAAGGCCGCCCTGACCCTGACCATCGGGTTGATGTGCCTGGGCACCGCGTTGATCGCCTTCGCCCCCACCTACCAGCAAGCGGGCGTATTCGGCACGGTGATGCTTGTGATCGGGCGCCTGACCCAGGGGTTTTCCGCAGGGGGTGAAGTGGGCACGGCATCGGTACTGCTGATGGAGTCCACCACCACCCGCAGCCGTTGCGCGAGCGTCAGCTGGCAAGCCGCCAGCCAAGGTTATGCAGCCCTGGTAGGGGCCGGCATCGGCCTGCTGCTGAGCAGCGTCATGAGCACGCCGGACCTCGAAAGCTGGGGCTGGCGCATTCCCTTCCTGGTCGGCCTGCTGATCGGCCCGGTCGGCTGGTACATTCGTCGCTGCATGCCCGAAACCCTCGAGCAGCAGGCGCCCTGCATGCCTGGCCCAGTACCCGCCAAACCCGATTGGCGCAGCGTGATCGACCTGCGCCACACCGTGCTGGCGACCGGGTTGATGGCCAGCGCGACCATCGGCATGTACCTGTTCATCTTCTACATGCCCTCGTACCTCATCACCACGTTGCACTACCCGCAGCGCAGCGCCATGGCGATTGCCTGTGTCGCTGCCGCATGCCTGGCGATCATCAGCCCGATTGCCGGGCGCTACGCCGACCGCCATCGCCTGCGCAAGAAACTGCTGGCGTGGACCGTTGCCCTCCCGGTCATCAGCGCATGGCCGGCCTTCTGGCTGTTGTCGCACACCACCGACCTGTATGCCGCGATGCTGATCGTGGCGCTGCTGGTATTGCCTGGGTGCGCCGGCACGGGGGCGTTCTTCGCCTTGATCATGGAGGGCTTCGCCAAGCCGCAGCGCGCCTTGGGGACCTCCGTCAGCTACAGCTTTGGTGTCACCTTGTTTGGTGGCTTCTCACCGCTGATCGCCACTTGGCTGACGTCGACCTTGAACGACCCGTTGGCACCCGCCTTCTATCTGCTGGCCGGTGGGGCAATCAGCCTCGCCTGCCTGAAACTGTTCCCCGAAAACATCGGAAGGGCCTGA
- a CDS encoding PLP-dependent aminotransferase family protein codes for MKRSGTLIRTVMGEVQSRIASRTYTPGARIPSVRAMAQAMQVSVSTVLEAYERLMAEGVLSARPGSGYYVAGPVAPLALTELGPRLDREVDPLWISRQSLETSSDALKPGCGWLPAAWMYEAGMRKALRVAARSDTVKLAEYASPLGHPPLRQFLSRRLAGIGIEAPLEQIMLTESGTHAIDLICRFLLEPGDTVLVDDPCYFNFHALLKAHRVNIVGVPYTQTGPDIDAFAAALLRHAPRLYITNSGIHNPTGASLSPVTAHRLLKLVDTSSLVIVEDDIFADFENAPAPRLSAFDGLSRVIQIGSFSKTISASVRCGYIAARGEWIESLVDLKIATTFGGGRLAADLIYQAITDSGYRKHMEGVRHRLGEAMDRTVPRLQAIGIKPWMIPQAGMYLWCQLPEGKDAATLARACLNEGVVLAPGNAFSQSMTAGDFLRFNVAQSGDGRLYEVLKRALGAQSPEHSTLSV; via the coding sequence ATGAAACGCAGTGGAACGCTGATTCGGACCGTCATGGGTGAGGTGCAGTCGAGGATAGCCTCCCGGACCTACACCCCAGGTGCGCGAATCCCTTCGGTGCGGGCAATGGCGCAGGCCATGCAGGTATCGGTTTCTACCGTCCTTGAGGCCTATGAACGGTTGATGGCAGAGGGTGTACTCAGCGCTCGCCCTGGCTCTGGCTATTACGTGGCAGGGCCCGTGGCGCCCTTGGCGCTGACCGAACTCGGCCCCAGGCTCGATCGTGAGGTCGACCCGCTGTGGATCTCGCGCCAGTCTCTTGAAACCTCCAGCGATGCGCTGAAACCAGGGTGCGGGTGGCTGCCTGCCGCCTGGATGTACGAAGCCGGCATGCGTAAAGCGCTGCGAGTCGCAGCCCGTTCCGACACGGTGAAACTGGCCGAGTACGCGTCGCCGCTTGGGCATCCGCCGCTCAGGCAGTTCCTGTCGCGACGGCTGGCTGGCATCGGCATCGAAGCCCCGCTGGAGCAGATCATGCTCACCGAGTCGGGCACCCACGCCATCGACCTGATTTGCCGATTTCTGCTGGAGCCGGGGGACACGGTCCTGGTCGACGACCCCTGCTATTTCAATTTTCACGCACTGCTCAAAGCCCACAGGGTGAACATTGTTGGCGTACCCTACACGCAGACGGGCCCGGACATCGATGCGTTTGCCGCAGCCCTGCTCAGGCACGCTCCCAGGTTGTACATCACCAATTCCGGCATCCACAACCCAACCGGGGCCAGCCTGTCGCCAGTCACCGCGCACAGGCTGCTGAAGCTGGTCGACACCTCCAGCCTGGTGATCGTGGAGGACGACATCTTCGCGGATTTCGAGAATGCCCCCGCGCCTCGGCTGTCTGCCTTCGACGGCCTCTCGCGGGTGATCCAGATAGGCAGCTTTTCCAAGACCATCTCCGCTTCAGTCCGATGCGGCTACATCGCCGCCCGTGGTGAATGGATCGAGAGCCTGGTCGACCTGAAGATCGCGACCACCTTCGGAGGGGGACGCTTGGCCGCGGACCTCATCTATCAAGCGATTACGGATAGCGGGTACCGAAAACACATGGAAGGTGTGCGCCACCGGTTAGGCGAGGCAATGGACAGAACGGTGCCGAGGCTTCAGGCCATTGGTATCAAGCCGTGGATGATTCCCCAGGCAGGCATGTACCTGTGGTGCCAGCTCCCTGAAGGCAAGGATGCAGCAACGCTGGCCAGGGCCTGCCTGAATGAAGGTGTAGTGCTGGCGCCTGGTAATGCGTTCAGCCAGTCGATGACGGCGGGGGATTTCCTGCGCTTCAACGTTGCTCAGTCGGGTGACGGCAGACTCTACGAAGTGTTGAAACGGGCGCTGGGTGCGCAGTCGCCAGAGCACTCCACATTGTCGGTGTGA
- a CDS encoding porin, translating to MGAFATRTRSLAIMFVGLGLPLASEAEGFPSLARVAPGFGYYNVDKGYDDKLKVYGTVDAFVNYQDSGHYSGYKIAGGGAWTNKLGLYMRKAFGPDTVLEMDVEEGFNVNGQALSQHWKQIGGLRLALVALRSRDYGKLEFGKTYGMGTPTYTDPFLATYGSPYTYLTSPPAGNGAFYLDMRPKHTLAYTTPKFAGISVGSAVTFGWNDTASSGKTLRGKGVSVQYSDAQWIVLGSYNDYLSDPWGDDNRQTHNYFKSASVFRDFGPVAGSLTWQRQDVDYHGTPSMQAWTLGLSAPVGKADVARLALVKRDIEFGDKDAYGMMLGYDHFLRPTWAIYGRLAMIANHRNSAVSYAGIPLEQSGDDPQNVAIGMYYHF from the coding sequence ATGGGGGCGTTCGCTACACGTACTCGGTCGCTGGCCATCATGTTCGTCGGGCTCGGCTTGCCACTGGCAAGCGAGGCAGAGGGGTTTCCCTCATTGGCGCGGGTGGCACCGGGCTTCGGTTATTACAACGTGGACAAGGGTTATGACGACAAGCTCAAGGTGTATGGCACGGTCGATGCGTTCGTGAACTACCAGGACTCCGGCCATTACTCAGGCTACAAGATCGCTGGCGGCGGTGCCTGGACCAACAAGCTGGGGCTGTACATGCGCAAGGCATTCGGGCCGGACACGGTGCTCGAAATGGACGTGGAGGAGGGCTTCAACGTCAACGGTCAGGCATTGTCACAGCACTGGAAGCAGATTGGCGGTTTGCGCCTGGCACTGGTCGCACTGCGTTCGCGCGATTATGGCAAGCTGGAATTCGGCAAGACCTACGGCATGGGAACACCCACCTACACCGACCCGTTCCTGGCTACCTACGGGTCACCCTACACCTACCTGACCAGCCCGCCGGCGGGCAACGGGGCCTTCTACCTCGACATGCGGCCCAAGCATACCCTGGCCTACACCACCCCAAAATTCGCGGGCATCAGCGTGGGCAGCGCGGTAACCTTCGGCTGGAACGACACCGCCAGTTCAGGCAAGACCCTGCGGGGCAAGGGCGTGAGCGTGCAGTACAGCGACGCGCAGTGGATTGTGCTGGGGTCTTACAACGATTACCTGAGCGACCCCTGGGGTGATGACAATCGGCAAACCCACAACTACTTCAAGAGTGCGTCGGTCTTTCGCGATTTCGGGCCGGTGGCTGGCAGCCTGACCTGGCAGCGCCAGGACGTGGACTATCACGGCACGCCCAGCATGCAGGCGTGGACCCTGGGCCTCAGTGCACCGGTAGGCAAAGCCGATGTCGCACGCCTGGCGCTGGTCAAGCGCGACATCGAATTTGGCGACAAGGACGCCTACGGGATGATGCTCGGCTATGACCACTTCCTGCGGCCCACGTGGGCAATCTACGGGCGTTTGGCAATGATCGCCAACCACCGCAACTCAGCTGTCAGCTATGCGGGCATACCGCTCGAGCAAAGCGGCGATGACCCGCAGAATGTGGCCATCGGCATGTATTACCACTTCTAG
- a CDS encoding DUF4440 domain-containing protein: MNPYLQEVIDLHVLIEALFARGEGQVEAMIARFTQDFSMITPTGLQVSLQEVASLFAKRAGGQPGLVIELTALETLAQWPQGAVIRYQETHRLPGQDAKTRISTALFSLQGERVLWRHLHETWAA, from the coding sequence ATGAATCCTTACCTACAAGAAGTCATCGACCTGCACGTACTGATCGAGGCGCTCTTCGCCAGAGGGGAGGGCCAGGTTGAGGCGATGATCGCGCGCTTCACCCAGGACTTCTCCATGATCACCCCTACCGGACTTCAGGTAAGCCTGCAGGAGGTAGCCAGCCTGTTCGCAAAGCGTGCAGGCGGCCAGCCAGGTTTGGTCATCGAGCTGACCGCGCTGGAAACCTTGGCGCAGTGGCCGCAGGGGGCAGTGATCCGCTATCAGGAGACACACCGGCTACCCGGCCAGGACGCGAAGACACGGATCTCCACAGCACTGTTCAGCCTTCAGGGCGAGCGCGTGCTATGGCGTCATCTTCACGAAACCTGGGCTGCATGA
- a CDS encoding M20 aminoacylase family protein, translating to MDALQTCTALSETELHAFAALRRQIHAAPELGGDTPHTAELVAAKLQQWGYQVHRGIGGHGLVGVLRKGQGTRRIGLRADMDALPMQEKNTFAHASQIPGRMHACGHDGHTAILLAAAYRLANCPFNGTLNLIFQPDEEGLCGAKAMIDDGLFERFPCDAIFALHNMPGAPVGSAVVQAGPTMASSERVQVHITGKGGHGAMPELAVDPLPVVASLINAIQTIKSRNLAPEEYAVVSIGMLQAGSVYNIIPDEASMLISVRTDTAQTQQKINQRLEQIVRGHEQAFGVAIALTFTQLAPALINHTAETEQVRQSLTPLFAPGQLHSKGPKVMGTEDFAWMLTQVPGCYFMLGNGEGEFHGCSVHNPHYDFNDELIRLGADCWYKLVSDFLV from the coding sequence ATGGATGCGCTACAAACCTGCACTGCCTTGAGCGAAACCGAATTACACGCCTTCGCGGCCCTGCGCCGCCAGATTCATGCGGCGCCGGAACTGGGCGGCGATACCCCGCACACTGCTGAGCTGGTTGCTGCCAAATTGCAGCAATGGGGCTATCAGGTGCATCGAGGGATCGGTGGGCATGGGCTGGTCGGTGTGCTGCGCAAGGGCCAGGGCACGCGCCGTATCGGCCTGCGTGCCGACATGGACGCACTGCCCATGCAAGAGAAAAACACCTTTGCCCATGCCAGCCAGATTCCCGGGCGCATGCACGCCTGCGGCCACGACGGCCACACGGCAATCTTGCTGGCGGCCGCCTATCGCCTGGCGAATTGCCCCTTCAACGGCACGCTGAACCTGATCTTCCAACCTGACGAAGAAGGCCTGTGCGGCGCCAAGGCGATGATCGACGACGGCCTGTTCGAGCGATTCCCCTGCGACGCCATTTTTGCCTTGCACAACATGCCTGGCGCCCCCGTGGGCAGTGCGGTAGTGCAGGCAGGGCCCACAATGGCCTCCTCGGAACGGGTACAGGTGCACATCACTGGCAAAGGTGGCCACGGTGCCATGCCGGAACTGGCCGTGGACCCTTTGCCTGTGGTGGCAAGCCTGATCAACGCCATCCAGACCATCAAGTCGCGCAACCTTGCCCCGGAGGAGTACGCCGTGGTCAGTATCGGCATGTTGCAGGCCGGTAGCGTGTACAACATCATCCCGGACGAGGCCAGCATGCTGATCAGCGTGCGCACCGACACTGCGCAGACCCAGCAGAAGATCAACCAGCGCCTGGAACAGATCGTTCGTGGCCATGAGCAGGCGTTCGGTGTCGCCATCGCATTGACCTTCACTCAACTGGCCCCTGCCCTGATCAACCACACGGCCGAGACAGAGCAGGTTCGTCAAAGCCTGACACCGCTGTTCGCACCAGGGCAGCTGCACAGCAAAGGGCCAAAGGTCATGGGCACGGAGGATTTTGCCTGGATGCTGACGCAGGTACCGGGCTGTTACTTCATGCTGGGCAACGGCGAAGGTGAGTTTCACGGCTGCTCGGTGCACAACCCGCACTACGACTTCAATGACGAGCTCATCCGCCTGGGCGCGGATTGCTGGTACAAGCTGGTCAGTGATTTCCTGGTTTAG
- a CDS encoding LysR family transcriptional regulator, producing MKLHQIKALVAVDQCGSINEASQRLHVTQPALSRSIKELERELGLTLMQRTYKGMSLTEEGRRVLRHAQMAVESMRRLQIEADNIHDAAVGEVAVGVTSLTAVLPEFGPCISDFQAKNPRVRLKLTEQRPSHIVQRLRDGSLDFALTSQQNTQRLNLDWEAVQRIKGNVFCHPSNPLRHARSLRQLQYANWISLDAVDDRSSQFYQMFEVNDVNPPQNVIECSSMLLALGLVENANAFMTLSDFAAASTLTPVPTAKLTRVDVEEIIPEYPIYLVSVDRHALTSPARELFHSLRARLQR from the coding sequence GTGAAACTCCACCAAATCAAAGCACTGGTCGCGGTAGACCAATGTGGCAGCATCAATGAAGCCTCCCAACGGCTGCATGTGACACAACCGGCATTGAGCCGCTCCATCAAGGAACTTGAGCGCGAACTGGGGCTGACGTTGATGCAGCGCACCTACAAGGGCATGTCGCTGACCGAAGAAGGCCGGCGCGTCCTTCGCCACGCGCAGATGGCGGTGGAGAGCATGCGCCGGCTACAGATCGAGGCTGACAACATTCATGACGCCGCCGTCGGTGAAGTGGCCGTCGGGGTAACGTCCCTGACAGCGGTGTTGCCGGAATTCGGGCCATGCATCAGTGATTTCCAGGCGAAAAACCCGCGTGTGCGGCTCAAGCTCACCGAGCAGCGCCCAAGCCACATCGTCCAGCGCCTGCGCGACGGCTCGCTGGACTTCGCCCTCACCTCACAACAGAACACGCAACGGCTTAACCTGGACTGGGAAGCCGTGCAACGCATCAAGGGCAATGTGTTCTGCCACCCCAGCAACCCGCTGCGCCATGCGCGCTCACTGCGTCAATTGCAGTACGCCAACTGGATCAGCCTGGATGCGGTTGACGATCGTTCCTCGCAGTTTTACCAAATGTTCGAGGTGAACGACGTCAACCCGCCGCAGAATGTCATCGAGTGCTCTTCCATGCTGCTGGCATTGGGCTTGGTGGAGAACGCAAACGCGTTCATGACGCTCAGTGATTTTGCCGCAGCCAGTACCCTGACACCGGTGCCGACCGCAAAACTGACCAGGGTCGACGTGGAGGAAATCATCCCCGAATACCCTATCTACCTGGTCAGCGTCGATCGGCACGCGCTGACGTCACCGGCCCGGGAGCTGTTCCATAGCCTGCGCGCCAGGCTGCAGCGCTAG
- a CDS encoding DMT family transporter, whose translation MEKSTSGWINGFIGVAIFAGSLPATRVAVTAFEPTFLTCARATIAALLGALFLLVLRQPRPERGDLWSLAVTALGVVIGFPLLTALALQHVTSAHSIVFVGLLPLCTAGFAVLRGGERPRPLFWLFSLTGAGIVVGYALMNGGEASALGDLLMMAAVIVCGLGYAEGARLSRTLGGWQVISWALLVALPLMLLLTITNLPTPDAFAKVSAPAWFSLGYVSLFSMLIGFVFWYRGLVQGGIAAVGQLQLFQPFMGLGLAALLLHEQVSWMMLVVTLGAVICVAGAKKYAL comes from the coding sequence ATGGAAAAATCAACAAGCGGGTGGATCAATGGCTTCATAGGCGTTGCAATCTTCGCCGGCTCGCTGCCGGCCACCCGTGTGGCAGTGACGGCCTTCGAACCGACCTTCCTGACCTGTGCCAGGGCAACGATTGCCGCCCTGCTGGGTGCGCTTTTCTTGCTTGTGCTGCGCCAGCCTCGACCAGAACGCGGTGACTTGTGGTCATTGGCGGTAACAGCATTGGGCGTGGTCATCGGTTTTCCGCTGTTGACGGCACTGGCCCTGCAGCACGTCACCTCTGCGCACTCCATTGTCTTTGTCGGGCTGCTGCCGCTGTGTACTGCCGGGTTTGCCGTGCTGCGGGGCGGTGAGCGACCTCGGCCACTGTTCTGGCTGTTCTCGTTGACGGGTGCCGGAATCGTCGTTGGTTATGCGCTGATGAATGGCGGGGAGGCATCTGCGCTAGGCGATCTGCTGATGATGGCCGCGGTCATTGTCTGTGGGTTGGGTTATGCCGAAGGGGCGCGCCTTTCGCGGACGTTGGGGGGTTGGCAGGTGATCAGTTGGGCGTTGCTGGTGGCGTTGCCACTGATGCTGCTGCTGACCATCACTAATCTTCCGACGCCAGATGCCTTCGCCAAAGTAAGCGCCCCTGCGTGGTTCAGCCTCGGCTACGTTTCACTGTTCAGCATGCTGATCGGTTTTGTGTTCTGGTACCGGGGGCTGGTCCAGGGTGGCATTGCAGCAGTGGGCCAGTTGCAACTCTTTCAGCCGTTCATGGGGCTTGGGCTGGCAGCGTTGCTGCTGCACGAACAGGTCAGCTGGATGATGCTGGTGGTGACGCTGGGGGCTGTCATCTGTGTTGCCGGGGCCAAGAAGTACGCTTTGTAG
- a CDS encoding LysR family transcriptional regulator: protein MKLHQLKVLVTICESGSFQETARLLHLSQPALSRTIKELETSLGVPLLVRSNRGITTTEFGERLVRRARLMLEEANRAREEIAALKGETNGRVSIGLSPATPRAQVIAAINQYSERYPKVRLRIHEMRPSKLMEGLREGQVDLALSCQPASRYGDGFQWTELYHQPTALVVRRGHPLRHTRSLEQLRDQRWLLQEPLDSSQIGLMFEQYQLAPPENILECSAGIIFCELARTTDVISFWPLRMLDYVNRDGQAMEILNIEEQVPALNISLVYRNQELLTQEARLLADELVYVFTNSGTPPHNGGY, encoded by the coding sequence ATGAAGCTCCATCAACTTAAAGTGTTGGTCACCATCTGTGAGAGCGGCAGCTTTCAGGAAACTGCACGTTTGCTGCACCTTTCCCAGCCTGCGCTCTCCAGGACCATCAAGGAACTTGAGACATCGCTCGGGGTGCCTCTGTTGGTCCGTTCCAACCGCGGCATCACCACCACCGAATTCGGCGAACGCCTGGTACGCAGGGCCCGCCTGATGCTGGAAGAGGCCAATCGTGCCAGGGAAGAAATCGCAGCGCTGAAGGGGGAAACCAACGGCCGGGTATCGATCGGCTTGTCACCGGCGACGCCTCGTGCACAAGTGATTGCGGCGATCAATCAATACAGCGAACGCTACCCAAAGGTGCGCCTGCGCATTCATGAGATGCGCCCTTCAAAGCTGATGGAAGGCCTGCGTGAGGGGCAAGTGGACCTGGCATTGTCGTGCCAACCGGCCAGTCGCTATGGCGACGGGTTCCAATGGACCGAGCTTTACCACCAGCCGACCGCATTGGTGGTACGCCGAGGCCACCCACTGCGCCACACACGTTCCCTTGAACAGCTACGCGATCAGCGCTGGCTGCTGCAGGAGCCATTGGATAGCTCGCAGATCGGCTTGATGTTTGAGCAGTACCAGCTGGCGCCCCCGGAAAACATTCTTGAATGTTCAGCCGGGATCATTTTTTGCGAACTGGCCCGCACCACGGACGTGATCAGTTTTTGGCCGCTTCGCATGCTCGACTACGTCAACCGAGATGGTCAGGCCATGGAGATACTGAACATTGAGGAACAGGTGCCAGCGCTCAATATCTCCCTGGTCTATCGGAACCAGGAGCTTCTCACACAAGAAGCCCGGCTGCTCGCCGATGAGCTCGTGTATGTATTTACCAACTCAGGGACGCCGCCGCATAACGGCGGTTACTGA
- the proC gene encoding pyrroline-5-carboxylate reductase, protein MNALFLGYGRMGSAIGQAWLKAGLVSHVSAVDPYLQTANQVSLYSSVEALPTLPFDIIVVAVKPNYACEVLAALPHAVREHAVVISVAAGVPHDKLSLALGHGCPVVRAMPNTPVLVNAGCTGLFAPPDLDAALRERVTRLFEAVGSASWVEHEDLLDAVTALSGSGPAYYHLFSEALAAAGVGLGLSPELAKTLAAQTALGAATLQTQPDADFVALRTAVTSPNGTTAAAITSFEHDDGLRRLVDAAVQAAHSRSQALSRES, encoded by the coding sequence ATGAACGCACTTTTCCTGGGCTACGGTCGCATGGGCAGCGCCATTGGCCAAGCCTGGCTCAAGGCCGGCCTGGTCAGCCATGTCAGCGCCGTTGACCCCTACCTGCAAACAGCCAACCAAGTGTCCCTCTACAGCAGCGTCGAAGCCCTGCCTACACTGCCGTTTGACATCATTGTGGTGGCGGTCAAGCCAAACTACGCATGCGAAGTGCTGGCTGCGCTACCCCACGCAGTTCGTGAACACGCCGTAGTCATTTCGGTCGCCGCAGGTGTGCCCCATGACAAGCTCAGCCTGGCACTAGGCCACGGCTGCCCGGTGGTACGGGCGATGCCCAATACGCCGGTACTGGTCAACGCGGGCTGCACCGGCCTGTTCGCTCCGCCTGACCTGGATGCAGCCCTGCGCGAGCGGGTAACTCGGCTATTCGAAGCCGTCGGCAGCGCCAGTTGGGTAGAGCACGAGGACCTGCTGGATGCTGTGACGGCTTTGTCCGGCAGCGGCCCGGCGTACTACCACCTGTTCAGCGAGGCCCTGGCTGCCGCAGGTGTCGGGTTGGGCCTGAGCCCGGAACTGGCAAAGACCCTGGCAGCACAGACAGCCCTGGGTGCCGCAACGCTGCAGACCCAGCCAGACGCAGACTTTGTAGCGCTACGCACCGCAGTCACCTCGCCCAATGGCACCACGGCGGCGGCGATCACCTCGTTCGAACACGATGACGGCTTGCGCCGGCTGGTCGACGCCGCGGTGCAGGCCGCCCATTCACGTTCGCAAGCGCTCTCGCGCGAATCCTGA